GTCCTCGCGTCGGAGCGTGAGGTGCAGCGCGCCGCCGGACACCGAGATGTTGTCGGGGTGGTCGCGGTAGCAGGCGTAGCGGCCGAGCTTGTCGCCGCTGCTGAACACCGTCTGCGGTGCCCAGCGCGACCGGTCCAGCTCGGTGCCGGAGAACTCGTCGGCGAAGGTGCACGACCAGTAGCTGCCGTCCGCCCGGCGTGGCTGCGGACCGCAGGCGTCGGAGGGGCCGGCCGGCGCGGGCGGGCCGGGCGGCTGCTCCGCGCCGCCACCGGGCGCGGGCTGCCAGATGTCGCCGGCGAGCACGCGCGGCAGCGGCTTCGGCCGGCTCCGCCATCGCCCCGCCACCGCACGGACCTGCCCGGCCCGCGTGGCCCGCAGCGCGACCTCGGCCGCGAACCGCCCGTGCCGTACCCGGACCCGGGCGACCCGCTTCCACCTGCCGCCCCAACGGGCCTGGACCGTGACCCGGCGCTGGCGCGCGGCGCCGGTGACCCGGGCCGCGCCATCGGTCACCCGGACCACATCGAGGGTGGGCGCCTTGGCCTGCCGAGCCCGGGGCGGGGGCTCGGGCCAGGGCTCGCCCATCGCGGTGGGGACCGGTGCGAGCGCCGCGAGGAGGAGGACGACGACCGTGGCGGCGAGC
This region of Nocardioides sp. L-11A genomic DNA includes:
- a CDS encoding glycoside hydrolase family 16 protein: MNRSIVAWPTRRAALLLAATVVVLLLAALAPVPTAMGEPWPEPPPRARQAKAPTLDVVRVTDGAARVTGAARQRRVTVQARWGGRWKRVARVRVRHGRFAAEVALRATRAGQVRAVAGRWRSRPKPLPRVLAGDIWQPAPGGGAEQPPGPPAPAGPSDACGPQPRRADGSYWSCTFADEFSGTELDRSRWAPQTVFSSGDKLGRYACYRDHPDNISVSGGALHLTLRREDRPILCLRNGLLPTPYSSGMVSTYRLFSQQYGRFEARYANTGTVVPGLQETFWLWPDDRYQKPLDLWPAAGEIDVAETYSQHPDLAIPFLHYTWNDNGGPVPGRNTAWNCRALRGGYNTYTLEWTPSRIEILVNGTSCLVNTSGDKAFQKPYIVSLTMLLGSSGNKASDATPLPAGMSVDYVRVWQ